A region of Maridesulfovibrio sp. DNA encodes the following proteins:
- a CDS encoding acyl-CoA dehydratase activase → MVLTDNDRGQIKILKSISLNHEGNPAQTAIRGLRELGVPQGTPTAVTGRKFRHLLALPTISEPQALETALTHDNFIKEGYRTVLSAGGETFMAYLLDADGKVATVHTGNKCASGTGEFLAQQLGRMGLTLDKMSAMQECEPHKVSGRCSVFCKSDCTHALNKGIKKEAVVAGLARMMAGKCIELLRKLPSEKVALIGNCSQNKFMVNELRREIPDLLLPEHGHCFEALGAAIWAQTNGNPLPEDFSTIIRKGDTAFTFLPPLKEFTASVKFYESTEAEFIPGNRLALGLDVGSTTTKGILLDLDRTEIVAACYLRTDGDPIGASRKVYADLAAQVPAGTTAEVMGVTGSGRNIAGLHAGTEGIINEITAHATAAVHYDPQVDTIFEIGGQDAKYTWLKNSVPCDYAMNEACSAGTGSFLEESAKETLGIEVTDIAGIAFKGRKPPNFNDQCAAFIGSDLKLAAQEGVPLEDMVAGLVYSVCINYSNRVKGNRTVGQKIFMQGGVCYNKAVPTAMAALTGQDIIVPPHPGLTGAFGVALEAAKRSEQGSIAKGEFTPAELAEREVNYKSPFICNGAGRNCDLGCSIARIEVKGKIFPFGGICNRFDNSKAATKNKPAEDLVLWREKRVFRDLTEPVEGQPVIGMNRSLLMNTWFPLFNTFFTKMGFGVRLPAKIDPDAIEQKGAPFCHPVELAHGGLGELLKLETDHIFLPHLRSMPLKSGDRSCTCVLVQGEPYYLRSAFPELEERSLLTPLIHMQDGEEKLRKSLLQTAAKLHVGVEQAVDAFDEAVVEQEKFFTDLRRKGESFISGLDKESRPGMVLFGRPYNAFSSWGNKSIPAKFATRGVSIIPCDMLPRSEKCGEDLNMYWATGEQIMDSAKLVSDYPALFGTYITNFSCGPDSFLLSHFRKIMGRKPSLTLELDSHTADAGIETRIEAFLDIVDGFSRLEEPEETNASLFRPARCQVRNGITGITDSKGEWHAVNSPEVTLLIPSLGEISTDFLAASMQRDNIRYKVLGHASEAALKMGRNNSSCKECLPLQLTAGALLEYLENRPKNEMALFLMPKAKGPCRFGQYSVFMNDLIERLEIPNLAIFAPSSTDGYGGLSTAVTLGMWQGIVTGSILEDIHATISTAAQNKGASLKLFWKVRQDLLDSMASWKEFSTALRKAACDLSTIKLEKPVHEYPVISLLGEIYVRHDPLARRSLPERLTEQGFIVRVAPVLEWMKYTDWLNRNNIEGKAGLKTMLTQGVKSYFERRIRRILSKSDLLHYPAPNVRKVVNCGKPHISEQLTGEAILTVGASLHEIMSPSCGVISIGPFGCMPSRVAEAVLSEKFRAISAGEKATSLLNEDERLPFLAIETDGNPFPQLIEARLEAFCLQARRLHARMLSYRG, encoded by the coding sequence ATGGTACTGACGGACAATGACCGCGGACAAATTAAAATCCTCAAATCAATTTCACTGAACCATGAAGGAAATCCGGCACAGACCGCAATCAGAGGGCTGCGTGAACTGGGAGTTCCTCAGGGAACACCCACAGCAGTTACCGGGCGCAAATTCCGCCACCTGCTCGCTCTGCCCACCATTTCCGAACCGCAGGCTCTTGAAACTGCGCTGACCCATGACAATTTTATTAAAGAAGGCTACCGCACCGTGCTCAGCGCAGGCGGTGAGACTTTTATGGCCTACCTGCTTGATGCCGACGGCAAGGTGGCAACCGTCCATACCGGAAACAAATGCGCATCCGGTACCGGTGAGTTTCTGGCACAGCAACTTGGCCGCATGGGTCTTACTTTAGACAAAATGTCTGCCATGCAGGAATGTGAGCCGCATAAAGTTTCCGGGCGCTGTTCCGTATTCTGTAAAAGTGATTGCACCCACGCACTGAACAAGGGAATAAAAAAAGAAGCAGTTGTGGCCGGACTGGCCCGTATGATGGCAGGAAAATGCATTGAACTGCTGCGCAAACTGCCTTCCGAAAAAGTGGCCCTGATCGGCAATTGTTCACAGAACAAATTCATGGTCAATGAATTGCGCCGGGAAATACCTGACCTGCTTCTTCCGGAACACGGCCATTGTTTCGAAGCACTTGGAGCGGCAATCTGGGCCCAGACGAACGGCAATCCTCTGCCGGAAGACTTCAGCACCATCATCCGCAAGGGCGATACGGCTTTCACCTTTCTGCCCCCGCTAAAAGAGTTCACAGCTTCCGTAAAATTTTACGAATCAACAGAAGCTGAATTCATACCCGGCAACAGACTGGCCCTCGGCCTTGATGTGGGCTCGACCACAACCAAAGGGATACTGCTGGATCTGGACCGGACCGAAATCGTAGCCGCCTGCTATCTGCGTACGGACGGAGATCCCATCGGAGCTTCACGTAAAGTGTATGCTGATCTGGCTGCACAAGTTCCTGCCGGAACCACCGCCGAAGTCATGGGTGTAACCGGATCAGGACGCAACATCGCAGGGCTGCATGCGGGAACTGAAGGGATCATTAATGAAATTACCGCCCACGCCACAGCTGCAGTGCATTACGATCCGCAAGTTGACACAATTTTCGAAATCGGCGGGCAGGATGCCAAATACACATGGCTGAAAAATTCCGTTCCCTGCGACTACGCCATGAACGAAGCCTGCAGTGCCGGAACCGGATCTTTCCTTGAGGAGAGCGCCAAGGAAACTCTGGGAATTGAAGTGACCGATATTGCCGGGATAGCATTTAAAGGCCGGAAACCACCTAATTTCAACGACCAGTGTGCGGCTTTCATCGGCTCAGACCTCAAGCTTGCCGCGCAGGAAGGCGTCCCCCTTGAGGATATGGTCGCCGGGCTGGTCTACTCCGTCTGCATCAACTACTCCAACCGGGTAAAAGGCAACCGCACCGTGGGGCAGAAAATTTTCATGCAGGGCGGGGTCTGTTACAATAAGGCTGTCCCCACAGCCATGGCGGCGCTCACCGGACAGGACATCATAGTACCTCCTCATCCGGGGTTGACCGGGGCCTTTGGCGTGGCTCTTGAAGCAGCTAAACGGTCCGAACAGGGCAGTATCGCCAAAGGGGAATTCACTCCGGCAGAACTCGCTGAACGTGAAGTAAACTACAAATCTCCCTTCATCTGTAACGGGGCCGGTAGGAATTGTGATCTTGGTTGTTCAATTGCCCGTATTGAAGTTAAGGGGAAGATCTTTCCCTTCGGCGGCATATGCAACCGTTTTGATAATTCAAAGGCGGCAACAAAAAACAAACCGGCTGAAGATCTCGTACTCTGGCGTGAAAAAAGGGTTTTCCGGGACCTGACCGAACCGGTTGAGGGTCAACCGGTGATCGGCATGAACCGCTCCCTGCTGATGAATACATGGTTTCCGCTTTTTAATACCTTTTTCACAAAAATGGGTTTCGGGGTCCGATTACCGGCTAAAATTGATCCCGATGCCATAGAACAGAAAGGCGCGCCATTCTGCCATCCGGTAGAACTTGCTCACGGCGGGCTAGGCGAACTGCTGAAACTTGAGACCGACCATATTTTCCTGCCCCATCTGCGCTCCATGCCGCTCAAAAGCGGCGACCGTTCCTGCACCTGCGTGCTGGTTCAGGGCGAACCTTACTACTTGCGCTCCGCCTTCCCGGAGCTGGAAGAACGTTCCCTGCTGACCCCGCTCATCCACATGCAGGACGGAGAAGAAAAACTGCGCAAGTCCCTGCTCCAGACAGCGGCAAAGCTGCACGTTGGTGTTGAGCAGGCGGTGGATGCATTTGATGAGGCCGTTGTCGAACAGGAAAAATTCTTTACCGACCTGCGCCGCAAGGGCGAGAGCTTCATTTCCGGTCTGGATAAGGAAAGCAGGCCGGGAATGGTGCTTTTCGGCAGACCTTATAATGCATTCAGTTCATGGGGCAATAAATCGATCCCTGCCAAATTCGCCACCCGAGGTGTAAGCATTATCCCCTGCGACATGCTCCCGCGCAGCGAAAAATGCGGCGAAGATCTGAATATGTACTGGGCCACCGGGGAACAGATCATGGACTCAGCGAAACTGGTTTCAGATTACCCCGCACTCTTCGGTACCTACATAACCAATTTCTCCTGCGGGCCGGACTCCTTTCTGCTCAGCCATTTCCGAAAGATCATGGGCCGCAAACCTTCGCTGACCCTTGAACTGGACAGTCACACCGCGGATGCCGGAATCGAAACCCGCATTGAAGCATTTCTCGATATCGTGGACGGATTCAGCCGTCTGGAAGAACCGGAAGAAACAAACGCTTCCCTCTTCCGTCCGGCCCGTTGCCAAGTACGCAATGGGATTACCGGGATCACCGATTCCAAAGGGGAATGGCATGCGGTCAATTCCCCCGAAGTTACCCTGCTTATTCCCAGCCTCGGCGAGATAAGTACCGACTTTTTGGCTGCATCCATGCAGCGGGACAACATCCGCTACAAGGTGCTGGGACATGCCAGCGAAGCAGCTTTAAAAATGGGCCGCAACAATTCATCATGCAAGGAATGCCTGCCCCTGCAATTGACCGCCGGGGCATTGCTTGAATATTTGGAAAACCGTCCTAAAAACGAAATGGCCCTTTTCCTGATGCCTAAAGCCAAAGGTCCCTGCCGCTTCGGTCAGTATTCCGTATTCATGAACGACCTCATCGAACGGCTGGAAATCCCGAATCTTGCTATCTTCGCGCCCAGTTCCACTGACGGTTACGGAGGATTGAGCACCGCTGTAACCCTTGGCATGTGGCAGGGTATTGTCACAGGGTCCATTCTGGAAGATATTCACGCCACCATCTCAACTGCTGCCCAGAACAAAGGTGCATCCCTGAAACTTTTCTGGAAGGTCAGGCAGGATTTACTGGACTCGATGGCTAGCTGGAAAGAGTTTTCCACTGCCCTGCGAAAGGCAGCCTGCGATCTTTCCACCATCAAGCTGGAGAAACCCGTTCATGAATACCCGGTCATATCCCTGCTGGGGGAAATATACGTACGTCATGATCCACTGGCCCGGCGCAGCCTGCCGGAACGTCTGACCGAACAGGGGTTCATCGTCCGCGTGGCCCCGGTACTGGAATGGATGAAATATACCGACTGGCTCAACCGCAACAATATTGAAGGTAAAGCCGGACTCAAAACCATGCTCACCCAAGGCGTGAAATCATACTTTGAACGACGCATACGGCGCATTCTGTCAAAAAGCGACCTGCTCCACTATCCCGCTCCGAATGTGCGTAAAGTAGTAAACTGCGGTAAACCGCACATTTCTGAACAGCTTACCGGTGAAGCAATCCTCACTGTGGGCGCGTCCCTGCATGAAATCATGTCTCCATCCTGCGGGGTTATCTCCATCGGGCCCTTCGGGTGCATGCCCTCACGGGTTGCCGAAGCTGTGCTGAGTGAAAAATTCAGGGCAATTTCAGCCGGGGAGAAAGCAACTTCCCTGCTGAATGAAGACGAACGCCTGCCTTTCCTTGCCATTGAAACAGACGGAAATCCCTTTCCTCAACTTATTGAAGCCCGTCTGGAAGCTTTCTGCCTGCAGGCCAGAAGGTTGCATGCCCGAATGCTTTCCTATCGGGGTTAA
- a CDS encoding S1C family serine protease, producing MSRRFIGLGLLILLFTICGCRATRSIKTNIKEAVISSAPEDRFARSVDSNELSQAERIWIDNRDYFLEKPKALEEITKAASNLKKSYKPKISAATTNVLSIHWPEKSAKWTLIRLKLDNARDLVDEIESCTILSDLGQIPPGLAKLKNKLHEKENIIRSDARPQFKKYPLQTGPNFFSIYPVKLDEEKFLQSQAALLERTVGSATGEGVPHMIKEYGDVIPAKTMRNMEGQYFRNLLKKESQGRAPTFRTVIRTMKKAQKMGFPVTEVPNCKIAFVRVTSKSLMAEHGIEFGLGFDVDLPMDTETLEKTSMFNANTAKDADVVILINEVVSRIDRKTFRPKSYRSRYITGYHEGYNHAYDQAQLRLEQLKLKRQELNNRNNYHILGWFGANDITSAAHQAAIEEQKYDEAVANATNIPQMIDKPIYAKYGYRVVPIRTTKIASVQYIIIDRKSRTYFTDFFDIAQEKNFKIAYGVDPDDPDRLALTKRFNTDKEVREWEKKVVPIRLSDMLNHYLEHQEKDKKYRNMARIQKTIMNNRNKALAAFYSDKYESDTGNDPRFDSTVMVWRPDRMAHGSGFFVTSNIILTNHHVVEGDSFVEIRMHNNQEAFGKVMAFDLYRDLALVKINAHGKPVRFYTKNTLPAGVTLEAIGGPAEFPFTITRGIFSAYRKRYSHHLPSRDIQIRYIQTDAAINPGNSGGPLFYKNKVVGVNSCKIANQEVDNLAFAVHYAEVIEFLEQYGIKYRK from the coding sequence TTGAGTAGAAGATTTATTGGGCTGGGCCTTTTAATCCTGCTGTTTACGATCTGCGGGTGCAGGGCAACACGATCCATAAAAACAAATATTAAAGAAGCTGTAATTTCATCAGCTCCGGAAGATAGATTTGCCAGATCAGTGGATAGCAACGAGCTATCCCAAGCCGAACGGATATGGATCGACAATCGGGATTATTTTCTGGAAAAACCCAAGGCTCTGGAAGAAATAACTAAAGCGGCCTCAAACCTAAAAAAAAGCTACAAGCCCAAAATATCTGCGGCCACCACTAATGTCCTTTCCATCCACTGGCCTGAAAAATCCGCAAAGTGGACCCTGATCCGCCTTAAGCTGGACAATGCCCGTGACCTTGTGGATGAAATTGAATCCTGCACAATCCTAAGCGACCTCGGCCAGATTCCCCCCGGATTGGCAAAGCTGAAAAATAAGCTTCACGAAAAAGAAAATATAATCCGCTCCGATGCCCGGCCACAGTTTAAAAAATATCCTTTGCAGACCGGACCGAACTTTTTTTCCATCTACCCCGTAAAATTGGACGAGGAAAAATTCCTCCAGTCTCAAGCCGCCCTGCTGGAACGCACTGTTGGCTCTGCCACCGGCGAAGGCGTACCACACATGATCAAGGAATACGGAGATGTTATCCCGGCCAAGACCATGCGCAATATGGAAGGGCAATACTTCCGGAATCTGCTCAAAAAAGAATCTCAAGGCAGGGCCCCAACCTTCCGTACGGTAATCAGAACCATGAAAAAAGCCCAGAAAATGGGTTTCCCAGTCACAGAAGTACCGAATTGCAAGATAGCCTTTGTGCGGGTTACCAGCAAAAGCCTGATGGCAGAGCACGGCATTGAATTCGGACTGGGATTTGATGTGGACCTGCCCATGGATACGGAAACACTTGAAAAAACGTCCATGTTTAATGCCAACACAGCTAAGGACGCAGACGTTGTCATTCTAATCAACGAAGTCGTATCCAGGATTGACCGCAAGACTTTCCGGCCCAAGTCATACCGCAGTAGATATATCACCGGATACCATGAGGGGTACAACCATGCATACGATCAAGCCCAGTTACGGCTGGAACAACTAAAGCTGAAACGGCAGGAACTTAACAACCGCAATAACTACCACATTCTGGGCTGGTTCGGTGCTAATGACATAACCTCCGCCGCACATCAGGCTGCAATCGAAGAACAGAAATACGACGAAGCCGTGGCCAACGCCACCAACATTCCCCAAATGATAGATAAACCTATCTACGCCAAGTACGGCTATCGGGTTGTGCCAATCAGGACTACCAAGATTGCTTCTGTGCAATATATAATTATTGACCGCAAATCCCGAACCTACTTCACTGACTTCTTTGATATTGCTCAGGAAAAAAATTTCAAAATAGCTTATGGTGTAGATCCCGACGATCCGGACAGACTAGCCCTGACCAAGCGTTTCAATACGGACAAAGAAGTTAGGGAATGGGAAAAAAAGGTTGTTCCCATCCGCCTTTCAGACATGCTCAACCATTACTTGGAGCATCAGGAAAAAGACAAAAAATACCGCAATATGGCCCGGATTCAGAAAACAATCATGAACAACCGGAATAAGGCTCTTGCGGCATTCTACAGCGATAAATACGAGTCCGACACCGGAAATGATCCACGTTTTGATTCTACAGTTATGGTCTGGCGACCGGACCGCATGGCACACGGCAGCGGCTTCTTTGTAACCAGCAACATCATCCTCACGAACCATCATGTGGTGGAAGGCGACAGTTTTGTAGAAATAAGAATGCATAACAATCAGGAAGCATTCGGCAAAGTAATGGCCTTTGATCTTTACAGGGACCTTGCACTGGTAAAAATAAATGCCCACGGAAAACCTGTTCGCTTCTACACAAAAAACACCCTTCCTGCCGGGGTTACCCTTGAGGCTATCGGAGGCCCCGCAGAATTTCCCTTCACCATTACACGGGGAATTTTCAGTGCCTATAGAAAAAGGTACAGCCACCACCTGCCGTCAAGGGATATTCAGATACGCTACATCCAGACCGATGCAGCCATCAACCCCGGCAACTCCGGCGGCCCATTGTTTTACAAAAACAAAGTGGTCGGCGTTAATTCATGTAAAATTGCCAACCAGGAAGTCGACAATCTCGCCTTTGCTGTCCATTACGCTGAAGTAATAGAATTTCTTGAGCAATACGGCATTAAATACCGCAAATAA
- the traT gene encoding complement resistance protein TraT, with translation MNQKRILVITAAVMLAALVLISGCRSKQRMGMVRDQKTGLLYGSMTSGNFMLDPSQFDTPVLKLTIRNTSGDPAVNLKALRKTIEESYISKGYKVVKNGRYSMHLDINLRYSGQISQNMVDEISLWGGTGGAYMGAQLGQNLNSIVLGSASGAALGAIIGQYMTQDTYIMVADVILGIVDKYAKKRKAIVQFDDTQIKWEDENDGFISYRSRERLQLAVYAGGDNTPQSRIVRGVTLRFKRILQDII, from the coding sequence TTGAACCAAAAAAGAATTCTCGTCATTACCGCAGCGGTAATGCTCGCGGCACTGGTACTTATAAGCGGGTGCCGAAGCAAGCAGCGCATGGGCATGGTCCGCGACCAGAAAACCGGGCTGCTTTACGGCTCTATGACCAGTGGTAATTTTATGCTCGACCCTTCCCAGTTTGATACCCCGGTATTAAAGCTGACTATCCGCAACACTTCCGGTGACCCGGCGGTAAATCTCAAGGCCCTGCGCAAAACCATAGAAGAATCCTATATTTCCAAGGGCTACAAGGTTGTAAAAAATGGAAGGTACTCCATGCATCTGGATATCAATCTGCGTTATTCCGGCCAGATTTCGCAGAATATGGTCGATGAGATCAGCCTCTGGGGTGGCACTGGCGGTGCTTACATGGGAGCACAACTGGGGCAGAACCTGAACTCCATTGTGCTTGGTTCCGCGTCTGGAGCAGCCCTCGGAGCCATCATCGGGCAATACATGACACAGGATACTTACATAATGGTCGCGGATGTAATCCTTGGAATCGTGGATAAATATGCCAAGAAACGTAAAGCCATCGTCCAATTCGATGACACCCAGATAAAATGGGAGGATGAGAATGACGGATTCATTTCCTACCGTTCCCGCGAACGTTTGCAACTTGCGGTCTATGCCGGAGGGGACAACACCCCGCAAAGCAGAATCGTACGCGGGGTGACACTTAGATTTAAAAGGATTTTGCAGGATATAATCTAA
- the lgt gene encoding prolipoprotein diacylglyceryl transferase, whose translation MIVLPEFDTTAFTIGPLKANWYGLMYMIGFTIAWILGRYRASKKTNNWTAQQVDDLITWLVVGLVVGARLGYCLIYEPDYFLAHPLDIFAVWKGGMSFHGGAVGVAVVAWRFAKSTQRTTLDVGDFLVPLAPLGLLCGRMGNFINGELWGRVTDVPWGMVFPSQRAGNMPRHPSQLYEGALEGVLLFTILWFWSSKPRQRGTTTGLFLMGYGFFRAFVEFFRQPDPQLGFIAFGWLTMGQLLCVPMILAGLALFIWGLKRGPIPPAAD comes from the coding sequence ATGATTGTATTACCGGAATTTGATACTACAGCTTTCACGATAGGACCTCTCAAGGCCAATTGGTACGGCCTGATGTATATGATCGGTTTCACCATCGCCTGGATTCTGGGACGTTATCGGGCTTCAAAAAAGACCAATAACTGGACCGCTCAACAAGTTGATGACCTGATTACATGGTTGGTGGTCGGTCTGGTTGTCGGAGCGCGACTTGGTTATTGCCTGATTTATGAACCTGATTATTTTCTGGCCCATCCGCTGGATATCTTTGCTGTCTGGAAGGGCGGCATGTCCTTTCACGGAGGGGCTGTCGGGGTGGCCGTGGTGGCTTGGAGATTTGCTAAATCCACTCAGAGGACAACCCTTGATGTCGGCGACTTTCTTGTTCCGCTGGCCCCTTTGGGGCTGCTTTGTGGACGTATGGGCAATTTCATCAACGGTGAACTTTGGGGCCGGGTGACCGATGTTCCTTGGGGAATGGTTTTTCCCAGCCAGCGGGCCGGAAATATGCCGAGGCATCCTTCACAGCTCTATGAAGGCGCACTTGAAGGAGTTTTGTTGTTTACGATTCTTTGGTTTTGGTCCTCCAAGCCCCGCCAGCGAGGAACAACCACCGGATTATTCCTCATGGGCTACGGTTTTTTTCGGGCGTTTGTGGAATTTTTTCGCCAGCCTGATCCCCAGCTTGGTTTTATCGCTTTCGGCTGGCTGACCATGGGGCAACTGCTTTGTGTTCCTATGATTCTGGCAGGGCTGGCTCTTTTCATCTGGGGATTGAAGAGAGGACCTATTCCGCCTGCTGCTGACTGA